The Oxyura jamaicensis isolate SHBP4307 breed ruddy duck chromosome 8, BPBGC_Ojam_1.0, whole genome shotgun sequence genome has a segment encoding these proteins:
- the TCEANC2 gene encoding transcription elongation factor A N-terminal and central domain-containing protein 2: MERFVVRRARSPQGPRSTRPEPPALRQAPLEALRRVVVVEDIKRWKSMLELPGQPKENLIEALGELKKKIPSKEVLLSTKIGHTVNKMRKHSDHDVASLAKDVYTQWRTFIKNHSNRPSIEVRSDPKTEAFRKNARKLLCEALDLEIDHPLAENIEREAFHLSSRLISTPYRRMVRALVFSLKHKPEIRAEVKTGTLTVPAFVQSHKK; the protein is encoded by the exons ATGGAGCGCTTCGTGGTGCGGCGGGCCCGCTCCCCGCAGGGCCCCCGCAGCACCCGGCcggagcccccggccctgcGGCAGGCCCCGCTCGAGGCCCTCAGG AGAGTTGTGGTCGTGGAAGACATAAAGCGGTGGAAGTCTATGCTCGAGCTTCCTGGGCAGCCGAAAGAGAATCTGATCGAAGCTTTGGGggaactgaagaagaaaataccttcCAAGGAAGTGTTACTGTCAACAAAAATAG gTCACACCGTGAATAAGATGCGCAAACATTCAGATCACGACGTGGCCAGCCTTGCCAAAGATGTTTACACGCAGTGGCGAACTTTCATCAAAAACCATTCAAACAGGCCCTCAATAGAAGTCAGGAGTGATCCCAAGACTGAGGCGTTCAGAAAGAATGCACGGAAGCTGCTTTGTGAAGCCCTGGATCTCGAG attgATCACCCACTGGCTGAAAATATTGAGCGAGAAgcttttcatctctcttcccGTCTCATTAGCACGCCGTATCGCAGAATGGTGCGAGCTCTTGTCTTCTCATTAAAGCACAAACCTGAAATCCGAGCAGAAGTCAAGACTGGCACGCTCACTGTCCCTGCGTTTGTACAGAGCCATAAAAAGTGA
- the CDCP2 gene encoding CUB domain-containing protein 2 — protein MGRGGTGCLAVLALLCGALGVAPSTGIKCGGVLSAPSGNFSSPNFPGPYPYETECTWLIVVAEGSSVLLSFSHFELEYHAACAYDYLQVYNGAARDRGNLLGTFCGHSAPPPFASAWHVMAVVFRSDRHVAKRGFAATYRKDACGGQLMGLSGEITSPRYPESYPNDAECRWSIGGAGGPITLVFVDFQVEGGQGCGFDYVALFDGPTTTAPRLGRYCGSARPPRTVSSTQHLLVLFKSDFNIVGRGFKAHFYSGECQEVYTAIKGNFSSPQYPNFYPNNLQCQWSIQLPPGYRIKIFFLDLELEARSSLTGGCDYDRLSAFDGGAENTSLLGTWCGRDSPAPVTSRGHQLLLVFRTDRSTAKRGFSLAYVGVVPMNVSCTRTDFHIQIPVQALAQLERNKIYLGMPSCAAHVVGSNFKIHTRFDTCGTESQRRNNTNIIVSTLYIDFSAGDQEDVHRYEVQCEPKRKEAAVTLVAGPGPHRLSQVENLVEAQQREAGGADTREAKSQDTSDIVFISICILAGLLMVIAVVGLVLL, from the exons ATGGGGCGCGGGGGCACGGGCTGCCTGGCggtgctggccctgctctgcGGGGCGCTCGgggtggcccccagcacag GCATCAAATGCGGCGGGGTGCTCTCGGCACCCTCTGGCAACTTCTCCAGCCCCAACTTCCCGGGGCCGTACCCCTACGAGACAGAGTGCACATGGCTGATCGTGGTGGCCGAGGGCTCCTCTGTCCTGCTCTCCTTCAGCCACTTTGAGCTGGAGTACCATGCCGCCTGCGCCTACGACTACCTCCAGGTCTACAACGGGGCTGCCCGCGACCGGGGCAACCTCCTGGGCACCTTCTGCGGCCACAGCGCCCCGCCGCCCTTCGCCTCCGCCTGGCACGTCATGGCCGTCGTCTTCCGCTCCGACCGGCACGTGGCCAAACGCGGCTTCGCTGCCACCTACCGCAAAG ATGCCTGCGGTGGGCAGCTGATGGGGCTGTCCGGGGAGATCACCAGCCCACGGTACCCCGAGAGCTACCCCAATGATGCTGAGTGCCGCTGGAGCATCGGGGGGGCTGGCGGCCCCATCACCCTGGTCTTCGTCGACTTCCAGGTGGAGGGTGGCCAGGGCTGCGGCTTTGACTACGTGGCCCTCTTCGATGGCCCCACCACCACCGCCCCCCGCCTGGGTCGCTACTGCGGCAGCGCCCGGCCACCCCGCACCGTCTCCTCCACCCAGCACCTCCTTGTCCTCTTCAAGTCGGACTTCAACATCGTGGGAAGGGGCTTCAAGGCCCATTTCTACTCAG GAGAGTGCCAGGAAGTCTACACTGCCATCAAGGGGAATTTCTCCAGCCCTCAGTACCCCAACTTCTATCCCAACAACCTCCAGTGTCAGTGGAGCATCCAGCTGCCCCCAGGCTACCGGATCAAAATCTTCTTCTTGGACCTGGAGCTGGAGGCCCGGAGCAGCCTGACCGGTGGCTGCGACTACGACCGCCTGTCTGCCTTCGACGGCGGTGCCGAGAACACCTCGCTGCTGGGGACGTGGTGTGGGCGCGACAGCCCGGCACCCGTCACCTCCCGTGGCCATCAGCTGCTTTTGGTGTTCCGCACAGACCGCAGCACAGCCAAGAGGGGCTTCTCCCTTGCCTACGTTGGAG TTGTGCCCATGAACGTCAGCTGCACGCGGACGGACTTCCATATCCAGATCCCCGTGCAGGCCCTGGCCCAGCTGGAGAGGAATAAGATTTATTTGGGGATGCCCTCCTGTGCGGCCCACGTGGTCGGCTCGAACTTCAAGATACACACCCGCTTCGACACCTGCGGCACCGAGTCCCAG AGACGAAACAACACCAACATCATCGTCAGCACACTCTACATCGACTTCTCGGCAGGGGACCAGGAGGACGTCCACCGGTATGAGGTGCAGTGCGAGCCGAAGAGGAAGGAAGCCGCGGTCACCCTCGtcgccggccccggcccgcaCAGGCTGAGCCAGGTCGAAAACCTGGTGGAGGCCCAGCAGCgggaggcaggaggggcagaCACCCGCGAGGCCAAGAGCCAGGACACCAGTGACATCGTCTTCATCAGCATCTGCATCCTGGCCGGGCTCCTCATGGTCATTGCCGTGGTTGGGCTCGTGCTGCTGTAG